In Ostrea edulis chromosome 6, xbOstEdul1.1, whole genome shotgun sequence, a single window of DNA contains:
- the LOC125647658 gene encoding uncharacterized protein LOC125647658: MKKGKVNPELPDIEVKSVMSDRSAFSAGSAQELVQKNIQKTGSCRRILEHWRMILVIIVPIVAMIVFSSVNLSEAIQLKMATDSAITQINSAQLVASLIQMLQRERGRSTIYLSINRNMSEARNLLRIARQNTNNSFKNLPLGSKVFSVNNVECIKSDILSNINEMRDKVWEFTVTVSEVLDFYTCVNNVLMDEILSDIEVPEGKHLYSKLVVLMALLRHMDLVGIQRAKIGYLLTTCGFTDSEFLAYRYIEGKAKSYLDMVFAYDSSKKNSYKENGLNPDEYLQDVRQRVWSNSYFSVCMNQTEDERFAMSSEWFQNITQIIDLDFLVHHDSSKVLKENLSDIRSETEFRFALYISLQVFVSLSSFTLLAWYITCINKMTLRLAKYASNIKSKTKELAVEKRLTDKLLYRMLPMKIAMQLKSSGCAPAEEFSQASVYFSDIVDFTAMCCRCSPMQVIDLLNEIYSLFDDCIDKYDVYKVETIGDAYMVTSGIPVPNGNSHALHICNMSLDIRDNMAHFRSPIHAEDVIRIRIGIHSGPCVTGVVGRKMPRYCLFGDTVNTASRMESTGEGGRIQISSTTCEIISQYNTFQCTPRGKMEIKGKGEMMTYWLDTSNQKPIVTLVC, from the exons ATGAAGAAAGGAAAAGTGAATCCCGAACTTCCAGACATTGAGGTCAAATCCGTGATGTCCGATAGATCTGCATTCTCCGCGGGTAGTGCACAAGAACTGGTGCAGAAGAATATTCAGAAGACGGGAAGCTGTCGGCGTATCCTGGAGCATTGGAGAATGATCCTCGTCATCATTGTTCCTATCGTTGCCATGATAGTCTTTTCATCCGTCAACCTTAGCGAGGCAATACAGCTGAAGATGGCCACTGATTCCGCCATTACGCAGATCAACTCCGCTCAACTGGTTGCCAGTCTCATTCAGATGCTTCAGCGAGAGAGGGGACGATCCACCATTTATCTCAGCATTaatagaaacatgtcagaagCGCGGAATTTACTCCGGATAGCGCGACAGAACACGAAcaatagttttaaaaatctgCCCTTAGGGAGTAAAGTATTCTCTGTGAATAATGTAGAATGCATAAAAAGTgacatactttcaaatataaatgaaatgagAGACAAAGTATGGGAATTTACTGTTACGGTGTCCGAGGTGTTAGATTTTTATACGTGTGTAAATAACGTCTTGATGGATGAGATCTTATCCGATATAGAAGTCCCTGAAGGAAAGCATCTCTACTCCAAACTAGTTGTGCTTATGGCCCTTCTCCGCCACATGGACCTCGTTGGTATTcagagggctaaaataggctatCTCTTAACAACGTGTGGATTTACCGACAGTgaattcctagcatatagatacATTGAAGGAAAAGCAAAGTCATATCTAGATATGGTATTTGCCTATGATTCAAGTAAAAAGAACTCATATAAAGAGAACGGCTTAAACCCGGATGAATATCTCCAGGACGTTAGACAAAGAGTCTGGTCAAACAGTTATTTTTCAGTATGCATGAACCAAACTGAAGATGAAAGATTTGCGATGAGCAGTGAATGGTTTCAAAACATCACCCAAATTATTGACTTAGATTTTCTTGTTCACCATGATTCTTCTAAGGTGTTGAAGGAGAATCTCTCAGACATCCGAAGTGAGACTGAGTTTCGATTCGCATTGTATATTTCCCTACAGGTGTTTGTGTCGTTATCGAGTTTCACATTGCTAGCGTGGTATATAACATGCATAAACAAAATGACGTTACGATTGGCTAAGTATGCCAGTAATATCAAGTCCAAAACAAAGGAACTGGCCGTGGAAAAGCGCCTCACCGATAAACTTCTATATCGTATGTTACCTATGAAAATTGCAATGCAGCTGAAATCGAGTGGATGCGCTCCTGCTGAGGAATTTTCCCAAGCTTCTGTCTATTTCAGTGACATTGTTGATTTCACCGCCATGTGTTGCAGATGCTCCCCTATGCAAGTTATTGACCTGCTGAACGAAATATATTC TCTGTTTGATGACTGTATTGACAAGTATGACGTCTACAAGGTTGAGACAATCGGAGATGCCTACATGGTCACCAGTGGAATCCCTGTTCCAAATGGCAACTCTCATGCGTTGCATATCTGTAATATGTCACTGGATATTCGAGACAACATGGCGCACTTCCGGTCTCCTATACACGCTGAAGATGTGATTAGGATACGCATTGGTATACATTCAG GTCCCTGTGTGACTGGAGTAGTAGGGAGGAAGATGCCTCGATACTGTCTGTTTGGTGATACCGTCAATACGGCTTCCAGAATGGAGTCAACAGGCGAAG GTGGAAGAATACAAATCAGTTCCACAACTTGTGAAATCATCAGTCAGTATAATACATTCCAATGCACACCGAGGGGAAAGATGGAAATCAAG GGTAAAGGAGAAATGATGACTTACTGGTTGGATACGTCGAATCAGAAACCAATAGTTACACTTGTTTGTTAA